Proteins from a genomic interval of Streptomyces sp. NBC_01445:
- a CDS encoding family 78 glycoside hydrolase catalytic domain: MTHNTPEIPYELAIDSGGDRFPVSGSRPRLSWKPPRNTAAAGEEYELQIHVDGQPQQHALVTGHLLVDWPVPALRSGERVRWRVRPSTATQSSAWSSWHAFEAGLLDGDWKASWITPADDQRASHLPPGTRPAHTLSAAFDTSEVVRARLYSTALGVYEAFVNGERVGTAELAPGSTSYDRTLYAQAADVTSSVRTGVNTLEIVLSDGWYRGQVGAFRKPAGWGDLLAARAELHLELADGTREVIRTGEPWTSAPGPVTRADLMDGQITDFLTPVTERSTVLVDAVSAPPVDWSPAPPVRRIEDRPALSLTRLQSGAWVADFGQNASGWITLADLGPAGTRTAIDYGEHVDPSTGDLTTTHLDCQRPGDPVTVFVQHDEVVSSGTQGEVFEPRHTVHGFRYARLERGDAPLNTSSLTMRVVHTDLRSTGTFACGNEDLNRLYDVARWSFRGNAVDVPTDCPTRERIGWTGDYQVFAPTAARLYDIHGFSRKWLRSVRDDQLDDGRIANFSPDGRRIKLRTDQRLDSMTGSAGWGDAVVLVPWLLYETYGDRRGLDENWDAMVRWVEWALATARTARHPSRVARSAEPLPHEEFIWDGSFHWGEWCEPKRRAADGSIVAPEQDWTAADKGEVGTAFLYRSTATLAAIAGVLGREDAAARYARLAERIKEAWRTEFLDDTGRTTVDTQASYVRALSLGLAPEKMRDAVAGRLADLIREAGTHLGTGFLSTADLLPALADTGHTDLAYEVLLQRTSPSWLGMLDRGATTIWEEWDGVDEHGDAHESLNHYSKGAVIHFLHTHTLGLRQAEGSVAWEQFVVAPVPHSSVGWARGTFDSPRGTIAVEWRIQDGELDLTVEVPPTSTATVVLPDGEQLTVGPGRSAWQTNL; encoded by the coding sequence ATGACGCACAACACCCCTGAAATCCCCTACGAGTTGGCGATCGACAGCGGCGGCGACCGGTTTCCGGTGTCCGGCAGCCGCCCTCGCCTCTCCTGGAAGCCGCCGCGGAACACCGCGGCGGCGGGCGAAGAGTACGAACTGCAGATCCACGTCGACGGACAGCCGCAGCAACACGCCCTCGTCACCGGCCACTTGCTGGTCGACTGGCCGGTGCCTGCGCTGCGCAGCGGCGAGCGGGTGCGCTGGCGGGTGCGACCCAGCACCGCGACACAGTCGTCGGCGTGGAGTTCCTGGCACGCCTTCGAGGCCGGGCTGCTTGACGGCGACTGGAAGGCCTCCTGGATCACCCCGGCCGACGATCAGCGGGCCTCTCATCTCCCGCCCGGCACGCGGCCAGCGCACACCCTGAGCGCCGCCTTCGACACCTCCGAGGTGGTGCGGGCACGCCTGTACTCCACGGCTCTCGGGGTGTACGAGGCATTCGTGAACGGCGAGCGCGTGGGCACCGCCGAACTCGCGCCCGGCTCGACCTCGTACGACCGAACCCTTTACGCGCAGGCGGCCGATGTCACCTCGTCCGTCCGCACCGGCGTCAACACCCTCGAGATCGTGCTGTCCGACGGCTGGTACCGCGGCCAGGTCGGCGCCTTCCGCAAACCAGCGGGCTGGGGAGACCTGCTCGCCGCCCGCGCGGAGCTGCACCTCGAACTGGCCGACGGAACACGCGAAGTGATCCGCACCGGCGAGCCATGGACGTCCGCCCCCGGCCCCGTCACCCGCGCCGACCTGATGGACGGCCAGATCACCGACTTCCTCACCCCGGTCACCGAACGAAGCACCGTCCTCGTCGACGCCGTGAGCGCACCCCCGGTCGACTGGTCCCCGGCTCCGCCCGTACGCCGCATCGAGGACCGCCCCGCCCTCTCGCTCACCCGGCTGCAGAGCGGCGCCTGGGTCGCCGACTTCGGCCAGAACGCCTCCGGCTGGATCACCCTCGCCGACCTCGGCCCGGCCGGCACCCGCACCGCGATCGACTACGGAGAGCACGTCGACCCCTCGACCGGTGACCTGACCACTACCCACCTCGACTGTCAGCGCCCCGGCGACCCGGTGACCGTCTTCGTCCAGCACGACGAGGTCGTCTCCTCCGGCACCCAAGGCGAGGTCTTCGAGCCCCGGCACACCGTGCACGGATTCCGCTACGCCCGCTTGGAGCGCGGCGACGCACCCCTGAACACGTCGAGCCTCACCATGCGGGTCGTCCACACGGACCTGCGCTCCACCGGCACCTTCGCGTGCGGCAACGAGGACCTCAACCGCCTGTACGACGTGGCCCGTTGGAGCTTCCGGGGCAACGCCGTCGATGTACCCACCGACTGCCCGACCCGCGAGCGCATCGGCTGGACCGGCGACTACCAGGTCTTCGCGCCCACCGCCGCCCGCCTCTACGACATCCACGGCTTCAGCCGCAAATGGCTGCGCTCGGTCCGCGACGACCAGCTCGACGACGGACGCATCGCCAACTTCTCGCCCGACGGGAGGCGCATCAAGCTCCGCACCGACCAGCGTCTCGACAGCATGACGGGATCCGCCGGCTGGGGCGACGCCGTCGTCCTCGTACCGTGGCTCCTGTACGAGACGTACGGCGACCGCCGCGGCCTCGACGAGAACTGGGACGCGATGGTCCGCTGGGTCGAATGGGCCCTGGCCACCGCGCGGACGGCCCGGCACCCCTCCCGGGTGGCCAGGTCCGCGGAACCCCTCCCGCACGAGGAGTTCATCTGGGACGGCTCCTTCCACTGGGGGGAGTGGTGCGAACCGAAGCGCCGCGCCGCCGACGGCTCGATCGTCGCACCGGAACAGGACTGGACGGCGGCCGACAAGGGCGAGGTGGGCACCGCCTTCCTCTACCGCTCCACCGCCACCCTGGCCGCGATCGCCGGGGTCCTGGGCCGCGAGGACGCGGCCGCCCGGTACGCACGCCTCGCGGAACGGATCAAGGAGGCCTGGCGTACGGAGTTCCTCGACGACACCGGCCGCACCACGGTCGACACCCAGGCGAGCTACGTCCGTGCACTGTCGCTCGGCCTCGCCCCCGAGAAGATGCGGGACGCGGTCGCCGGGCGCCTGGCCGACCTGATCCGCGAGGCCGGAACCCACCTGGGCACCGGCTTCCTCTCCACCGCCGACCTGCTGCCCGCCCTCGCCGACACCGGTCACACCGACCTGGCGTACGAAGTCCTGCTCCAGCGCACCTCGCCGTCCTGGCTCGGCATGCTCGACCGCGGCGCCACCACCATCTGGGAGGAGTGGGACGGCGTCGACGAGCACGGCGACGCGCACGAATCGCTCAACCACTACAGCAAGGGCGCCGTTATTCACTTCCTGCACACCCACACCCTTGGGCTGCGCCAGGCCGAAGGGTCCGTGGCCTGGGAGCAGTTCGTCGTCGCGCCCGTACCGCACTCGTCGGTCGGCTGGGCGCGCGGCACCTTCGACAGCCCGCGCGGCACCATCGCCGTCGAATGGCGCATCCAGGACGGGGAGTTGGACCTCACCGTCGAGGTCCCGCCCACATCCACCGCCACCGTCGTCCTGCCCGACGGTGAGCAACTGACGGTCGGCCCGGGCCGCAGCGCCTGGCAAACGAACCTCTGA
- a CDS encoding carbohydrate ABC transporter permease, protein MNTLLDPARESDTPSMPEPTSSKAKRRVGRLPRIALYALLIAGALEALVPVLWVLSGSLQSGKQLYKGTDFIPHPFEWGNFATAWNEGGFSQYLPNSLLYTTAAVLGILVIASLAGYALARIEFPGRGAIVGAILVIMIIPLPASFIAQYKLLITLGLANTRMGYILVLIAGGLPISILIMRGFFASQPKELEEAAAIDGANLFTTFWRIILPLARPGLIAVAVIQAMGVWNEYLMGLVLFNDSSLMPVQRGLTNFMSADTPQQQILLAASLIAVLPIVVFYAIAQRHIISGLSAGALK, encoded by the coding sequence ATGAACACGCTTCTCGACCCCGCACGGGAGTCCGATACGCCGTCGATGCCGGAACCGACATCGTCGAAGGCGAAACGCCGCGTCGGCCGTCTGCCGCGCATAGCCCTGTACGCCCTGCTGATCGCGGGAGCACTCGAGGCTCTTGTGCCGGTGCTCTGGGTGCTCAGCGGCTCCCTGCAGAGCGGCAAGCAGCTGTACAAGGGCACCGACTTCATTCCCCACCCCTTCGAATGGGGCAACTTCGCCACCGCCTGGAACGAAGGAGGCTTCAGCCAGTACCTGCCCAACAGCCTCCTCTACACCACGGCCGCGGTCCTCGGGATCCTGGTCATCGCGAGCCTCGCCGGGTACGCCCTCGCCCGCATCGAGTTCCCCGGCCGGGGCGCCATCGTGGGCGCGATCCTCGTCATCATGATCATCCCGCTGCCGGCGTCGTTCATCGCCCAGTACAAACTGCTGATCACGCTCGGGCTCGCCAACACCCGTATGGGCTACATCCTCGTCCTCATCGCGGGCGGGCTGCCGATCTCCATCCTGATCATGCGCGGGTTCTTCGCCAGCCAGCCCAAGGAACTGGAAGAGGCCGCCGCCATCGACGGCGCCAACCTGTTCACAACCTTCTGGCGGATCATCCTGCCGCTGGCCAGGCCCGGGCTGATCGCGGTGGCCGTCATCCAGGCCATGGGCGTCTGGAACGAGTACCTCATGGGCCTGGTGCTGTTCAACGACAGCTCGCTCATGCCCGTACAACGCGGCCTCACCAACTTCATGTCCGCGGACACCCCGCAACAACAGATCCTGCTCGCCGCGTCGCTCATCGCGGTACTGCCGATCGTCGTCTTCTACGCGATCGCGCAGCGCCACATCATCAGCGGCCTCTCGGCGGGAGCGCTCAAGTGA
- the uidA gene encoding beta-glucuronidase: MLKPRSTATRELVNLDGLWKFATAAGAGDQPWTGPLDTPLEAPVPASYNDLFTDSAIRDHVGWVWYQRTVRVPRGWADERVILRVDAATHEGQVYVDDVLVAEHVGGYTPFEGDITEYVGAGREFRLTIGVNNELTHTTVPPGRITVDQTGRRKQTYLHDFYNYAGLARSVWLYSVPDIYVDDVTVVTGLDGTSGTVEYEVETSGHAQVRVRVLDATGAEVAAAEGASGSVRIDDVTPWRPGAAYLYDLVAEIVDSAGTVLDTYAQPFGVRTVEVRGIQFLINGEPFYFTGFGKHEDTAVRGKGHDDAYLVHDFQLMEWAGANSFRTAHYPYAEEVMDFADRHGIVVIDETAAVGLNLAVEAGLQGTPPRPTFSPDTFNDETRAAHAQAIRELITRDKNHPSVVMWCIANEPASNEEGAREYFEPLVELTRKLDPTRPVTYAAVMFATSENDRIAELFDVICINRYYGWYIATGDLAAAEAMMEGDLNGWAAKFGRPLLMSEYGADTMPGLHSVWDQPWTEEYQSAYLAASHRAFDRVEAVVGEHVWNFADFQTSHGIHRVDGNRKGVFTRDRKPKAAAHELRRRWVGLDGRKPSRPSAG, from the coding sequence ATGCTGAAACCCCGCTCCACCGCCACCCGCGAACTGGTGAACCTCGACGGCCTGTGGAAGTTCGCCACCGCGGCGGGCGCAGGCGACCAGCCGTGGACCGGACCGCTTGACACCCCGCTCGAAGCCCCTGTGCCCGCCAGCTACAACGACCTGTTCACCGACAGCGCCATCCGCGACCACGTCGGCTGGGTCTGGTACCAGCGCACCGTGCGCGTGCCGCGCGGCTGGGCCGACGAGCGGGTCATCCTGCGCGTCGACGCCGCCACACACGAAGGACAAGTCTATGTGGACGACGTCCTGGTCGCCGAACATGTCGGCGGATACACGCCGTTCGAGGGAGATATTACCGAATACGTCGGCGCAGGGCGGGAGTTCAGGCTGACCATCGGCGTCAACAACGAGCTCACCCACACCACCGTCCCGCCCGGCCGCATCACCGTCGACCAGACGGGCCGACGCAAACAGACGTACCTGCACGACTTCTACAACTACGCGGGCCTCGCCCGCTCGGTGTGGCTGTACAGCGTGCCGGACATCTACGTCGACGACGTCACCGTCGTCACCGGCCTCGACGGTACGAGCGGCACGGTCGAGTACGAGGTGGAGACCAGCGGCCACGCTCAGGTGCGGGTCCGTGTCCTGGACGCCACAGGCGCCGAGGTCGCCGCCGCCGAGGGCGCGAGCGGTAGCGTGCGGATCGACGACGTGACGCCGTGGCGGCCGGGCGCGGCGTACCTGTACGACCTCGTCGCGGAGATCGTCGACAGCGCGGGGACGGTCCTCGACACCTACGCCCAGCCTTTCGGCGTACGCACCGTCGAGGTCCGCGGCATCCAATTCCTCATCAACGGCGAGCCGTTCTACTTCACCGGATTCGGCAAGCACGAGGACACCGCCGTGCGCGGAAAGGGCCACGACGACGCCTATCTGGTCCACGACTTCCAGCTGATGGAGTGGGCCGGCGCCAACTCCTTTCGCACCGCCCACTATCCGTACGCGGAGGAGGTGATGGACTTCGCCGATCGGCACGGCATCGTCGTCATCGACGAGACCGCCGCCGTCGGCCTGAACCTCGCCGTCGAGGCCGGCCTGCAAGGCACCCCGCCGAGACCCACCTTCTCGCCCGACACCTTTAACGACGAGACCCGTGCCGCCCACGCGCAGGCCATCCGTGAACTGATCACCCGCGACAAGAACCACCCCAGCGTCGTCATGTGGTGCATCGCCAACGAGCCCGCCTCCAACGAGGAAGGCGCCCGGGAGTACTTCGAGCCGCTCGTCGAACTCACCCGCAAGCTGGACCCGACCCGCCCGGTCACCTACGCGGCCGTGATGTTCGCGACCTCCGAGAACGACCGCATCGCCGAACTCTTCGACGTCATCTGCATCAACCGCTACTACGGCTGGTACATCGCGACGGGTGACCTCGCAGCCGCCGAGGCGATGATGGAGGGCGACCTGAACGGCTGGGCGGCGAAGTTCGGCAGGCCGCTGCTGATGAGCGAGTACGGGGCCGACACCATGCCGGGCCTGCACTCGGTGTGGGATCAGCCGTGGACGGAGGAGTACCAGTCGGCGTATCTCGCGGCCAGCCACCGCGCGTTCGACCGCGTCGAGGCCGTTGTCGGCGAACACGTGTGGAACTTCGCCGACTTCCAGACCTCGCATGGCATCCACCGCGTCGACGGCAACCGCAAGGGCGTCTTCACCCGGGACCGCAAGCCGAAGGCGGCGGCGCACGAACTTCGGCGCCGCTGGGTGGGGTTGGACGGGCGCAAGCCGTCTCGCCCCAGTGCTGGTTGA
- a CDS encoding beta-galactosidase gives MFQPPDRVLFGAAYYHEYQPYERLKDDLDLMAEAHFNLIRVGESVWSTWEPDNGHFELDWLEPVLDAAHERGMAVVLGTPTYAIPPWLARQYPEIAGERGTGERIGWGSRQEVDYTHPAFRFHAERVIRKIVARYADHPAVIGFQVDNEPGLELFHNHGVFQRFVDHLRHTYGDVETLNREWGLTYWSHRLSTWADLWRPDGNSQPQYDLAWRRFQAELTTEFIDWQAGIVREYASPEQFVTTCIAYDRPGIEDDALTRGLDVAAGNPYYAMQDSLALPDTRPSHEATMSNDGTWALYRIADRIYASRQEPFLVTETNAQSVGPSWRNQSAYDGQWRQAAWALIARGASMIEYWHWHTLHFGTETYVGGILPHSGRPGRIYRELASLGAELESAGELVASLTPDADVAFLFSLPSKWALQAKPAMAKPGGAPDQRSYETVFDAFYRGAFDAGLQARLVHPDQLGSVDLPPLLVVPAFYAADDATLDRLLAYAHSGGHLVIGPRTGYADPEARARTDVQPARLSGAAGVSYDEFTNLDTPVEVHGSAELPLPPGARALHWTDALVPDGADVLAAYDDPHLGRWPAATTRQHGAGRITYVGTLPDPAFGEALFNWAAPDGIGGRPHPSVTASSATARDGRRVRFLHNWSWDPVSVPLPDAAQDVLAHVSYEADQSVELGPWDVKVFTDRD, from the coding sequence ATGTTCCAGCCACCCGACAGGGTCCTGTTCGGCGCCGCCTACTACCACGAGTACCAGCCCTACGAACGCCTGAAGGACGACCTCGACCTCATGGCCGAGGCCCACTTCAACCTCATCCGCGTCGGCGAGTCGGTGTGGTCGACCTGGGAGCCCGACAACGGACACTTCGAACTCGACTGGCTCGAGCCGGTGTTGGACGCCGCACACGAACGCGGCATGGCCGTCGTCCTCGGCACCCCGACCTACGCGATACCCCCGTGGCTCGCCCGCCAGTACCCCGAGATCGCCGGGGAGCGAGGCACCGGAGAGCGCATCGGCTGGGGCTCGCGGCAAGAAGTGGACTACACCCACCCGGCGTTCCGCTTCCACGCCGAGCGCGTCATCCGCAAGATCGTCGCCCGGTACGCCGATCACCCCGCCGTCATCGGGTTCCAGGTCGACAACGAGCCCGGCCTGGAGCTGTTCCACAACCACGGCGTCTTCCAGCGTTTCGTCGACCATCTGCGCCACACGTACGGCGACGTGGAGACCCTCAACCGCGAGTGGGGCCTGACCTATTGGTCGCACCGCCTGTCGACCTGGGCCGACCTGTGGAGGCCCGACGGCAACAGCCAGCCGCAGTACGACCTGGCCTGGCGCCGCTTCCAGGCCGAGCTCACCACCGAGTTCATCGACTGGCAGGCCGGGATCGTACGCGAGTACGCGAGCCCCGAGCAGTTCGTCACCACGTGCATCGCCTACGACCGCCCCGGAATCGAGGACGACGCACTCACCCGCGGCCTCGACGTCGCCGCGGGCAACCCGTACTACGCGATGCAGGACTCCCTCGCGCTGCCGGACACGCGCCCCTCGCACGAGGCCACGATGTCCAACGACGGCACGTGGGCCCTCTACCGCATCGCCGACCGCATCTACGCCTCCCGACAGGAACCGTTCCTGGTCACCGAGACCAACGCCCAGAGCGTCGGCCCCTCCTGGCGCAACCAGTCCGCCTACGACGGCCAGTGGCGCCAAGCGGCCTGGGCCCTGATCGCGCGGGGCGCCTCGATGATCGAGTACTGGCACTGGCACACCCTGCACTTCGGCACCGAGACCTACGTGGGCGGCATCCTCCCGCACAGCGGCCGGCCGGGCCGCATCTACCGCGAACTGGCCTCACTGGGCGCCGAGTTGGAGTCGGCTGGCGAACTGGTCGCCTCCCTCACCCCGGACGCGGACGTCGCGTTCCTATTCTCATTGCCCAGCAAGTGGGCGCTGCAGGCCAAGCCCGCAATGGCCAAGCCGGGCGGCGCGCCGGACCAGCGCTCGTACGAGACCGTCTTCGACGCCTTCTACCGCGGCGCGTTCGACGCGGGTCTGCAGGCCCGCCTGGTCCATCCCGACCAGCTCGGCTCTGTCGACCTGCCCCCGCTGCTCGTCGTTCCGGCCTTCTACGCCGCGGACGACGCGACCCTCGACCGGCTGCTCGCCTACGCGCACTCCGGCGGGCACCTGGTGATCGGCCCGCGCACCGGCTACGCGGACCCCGAGGCTCGGGCCCGCACCGACGTCCAGCCGGCCCGGCTGTCCGGGGCCGCGGGAGTCTCGTACGACGAATTCACCAATCTGGACACGCCAGTTGAAGTGCACGGCAGCGCCGAACTCCCGTTGCCGCCCGGAGCTCGGGCCCTGCACTGGACGGATGCCCTCGTCCCGGACGGGGCGGACGTGCTGGCCGCCTACGACGACCCGCACCTCGGGCGCTGGCCCGCCGCCACCACCCGACAGCACGGCGCCGGGCGCATCACGTACGTCGGCACGCTGCCCGACCCCGCCTTCGGCGAGGCCCTGTTCAACTGGGCAGCGCCAGACGGCATTGGGGGCCGCCCCCACCCGAGCGTCACGGCGTCCTCGGCCACCGCACGTGACGGCCGCCGCGTCCGCTTCCTGCACAACTGGTCGTGGGACCCGGTGTCCGTTCCACTTCCCGATGCCGCGCAGGACGTCCTCGCCCACGTCTCCTATGAGGCCGACCAGTCGGTCGAGCTCGGCCCATGGGACGTGAAGGTGTTCACCGACCGCGACTGA
- a CDS encoding ABC transporter substrate-binding protein: MTRFHTAGPTRPTSSSGLSRRGLLGAVGAGLATATLAACGSGDSGGSGGGKEIVFMNQSRGQAATLKKLAQQYTKQTGVKIKIDDVGPADFLTKLQSSSQARNMPDIYSVVDGHSMAPYYKAGWAMNLTDQLKGSWGDTFRPATLKTTTFGADNPQHVKPGTYSAHWETPALGVFVNAAMYKGAGLNPDQAPATMSEFIDQLRKIKKTGKGPFWFATSLSNQLIQSYGSNYMSDEELNATFVGKNSWKSEGWRKTLQLVVDLRDAGVIYNGSIPNGNGDNPTVEKAFFNTQGVAAIFDGTSAVGVARATAPDFTDFRSFPLPKANDGTQTPRLVGGAAKGAAVNPRSKNADKALKFLKWLTAPDQQQAWAEGVPLIPSAQAVSSKTIPQQLTGIAAKISDIQLVQNQILEQVNTALQKGTQALVLKERSVDQVLGDLDAAQKSA, translated from the coding sequence ATGACGCGATTCCACACGGCGGGCCCGACGCGGCCGACCTCTTCCAGCGGACTTTCCCGGCGCGGCCTCCTCGGAGCTGTCGGTGCCGGCCTGGCCACCGCGACGCTGGCGGCCTGCGGCTCCGGCGACTCGGGCGGCTCCGGCGGCGGCAAGGAGATCGTGTTCATGAACCAGTCGCGTGGCCAGGCCGCGACGCTGAAGAAGCTGGCCCAGCAGTACACGAAGCAGACCGGCGTGAAGATCAAGATCGACGATGTCGGTCCCGCCGACTTCCTGACCAAGCTCCAGTCGAGCTCCCAGGCCCGCAACATGCCGGACATCTACTCGGTGGTCGACGGCCACTCCATGGCGCCCTACTACAAGGCCGGCTGGGCCATGAACCTGACCGACCAGCTGAAGGGCAGCTGGGGCGACACCTTCCGCCCCGCCACGCTCAAGACGACGACGTTCGGGGCGGACAATCCGCAGCATGTGAAGCCGGGCACCTACAGCGCGCACTGGGAGACCCCGGCCCTGGGAGTCTTCGTCAACGCCGCGATGTACAAGGGCGCCGGGCTGAACCCGGACCAGGCGCCCGCCACCATGAGCGAGTTCATCGACCAGCTGCGGAAGATCAAGAAGACGGGCAAGGGCCCCTTCTGGTTCGCGACGAGCCTGTCCAACCAGCTGATCCAGTCCTACGGGTCCAACTACATGTCCGACGAGGAGCTGAACGCCACCTTCGTCGGCAAGAACAGCTGGAAGAGCGAGGGCTGGCGCAAGACCCTGCAGCTCGTCGTCGACCTGCGGGACGCCGGCGTGATCTACAACGGGTCGATTCCGAACGGGAACGGCGACAACCCGACCGTGGAGAAGGCCTTCTTCAACACCCAGGGTGTAGCGGCCATCTTCGACGGCACCTCGGCGGTCGGTGTGGCCCGCGCGACGGCACCCGACTTCACCGACTTCCGTTCCTTCCCGCTGCCCAAGGCCAACGACGGCACCCAGACACCGCGCCTGGTCGGCGGCGCGGCCAAGGGCGCCGCGGTCAACCCGCGCAGCAAGAACGCGGACAAGGCGCTGAAGTTCCTCAAGTGGCTGACCGCGCCGGACCAGCAGCAGGCCTGGGCCGAGGGCGTCCCGCTGATCCCCTCGGCCCAGGCCGTGTCGTCGAAGACCATCCCCCAGCAGCTGACCGGCATCGCCGCGAAGATCTCCGACATCCAGCTCGTCCAGAACCAGATCCTGGAGCAGGTCAACACCGCCCTGCAGAAGGGCACTCAGGCCCTCGTCCTCAAGGAACGCTCGGTCGACCAGGTCCTCGGTGACCTCGACGCGGCGCAGAAGAGCGCGTAG
- a CDS encoding LacI family DNA-binding transcriptional regulator, translating into MASEPQRVTLAQVAESAGVSVATVSKVINGRPDVAKETRDKVLDLLRDHNYGGYRDDLRSHPTVELFFGFERLSIYHTEIIQSVVDAGAREGIAVVVGRRGDHDPTTDAIAWARGLAAAGRRAVIAVTANSLPTPAREALARYRMPLVLLDPEVLPDHSIVSVGVTNFSGGHTAAAHLLSLGHRRIAYLGGTERAGSNQARLHGFRSAMEAAGAPVAPELVRHAGTFHAAEGVEHGGRLLAQDPAPTAVFAASDELAAGVIEAARRRGLRVPEDLSVVGFDNTPLAEVTSPPLTTIHGPVREMGAVALRTALQMAAEEKIDSHHVELATQLVVRDSTRPPRD; encoded by the coding sequence ATGGCATCCGAGCCCCAACGCGTCACCCTTGCGCAGGTCGCCGAGTCCGCCGGCGTCTCGGTCGCCACCGTCTCCAAGGTCATCAACGGCCGCCCCGACGTGGCCAAGGAGACGCGCGACAAGGTCCTGGATCTCCTGCGGGACCACAACTACGGCGGCTATCGGGACGATCTGCGCTCGCATCCCACCGTGGAGCTGTTCTTCGGTTTCGAGCGGCTGAGCATCTACCACACCGAGATCATCCAGAGCGTGGTGGACGCCGGGGCCCGTGAGGGCATCGCCGTGGTGGTGGGCCGGCGCGGCGACCACGATCCGACGACCGATGCCATCGCCTGGGCCCGCGGCCTCGCCGCCGCGGGACGACGCGCCGTCATCGCCGTTACGGCGAACTCCTTGCCGACACCGGCCCGTGAGGCCCTCGCCCGGTACCGGATGCCGCTGGTGCTGCTCGACCCGGAGGTGCTGCCCGACCACTCGATCGTCAGCGTCGGCGTCACCAATTTCTCCGGCGGCCACACCGCGGCCGCACATCTCCTCTCCCTGGGCCACCGCCGTATCGCCTACCTCGGCGGCACCGAGCGCGCCGGCTCCAATCAGGCACGGCTGCACGGCTTCCGCAGCGCGATGGAGGCGGCCGGTGCGCCGGTGGCACCCGAACTGGTCCGGCACGCCGGCACGTTCCACGCCGCCGAGGGCGTGGAGCACGGGGGACGGCTGCTGGCGCAGGACCCCGCGCCCACCGCGGTGTTCGCCGCCTCCGACGAACTGGCCGCCGGGGTCATCGAGGCCGCCCGGCGGCGCGGGCTGCGCGTGCCGGAGGACCTGAGCGTCGTCGGTTTCGACAACACGCCCCTCGCCGAGGTGACGTCCCCGCCGCTGACCACGATCCACGGCCCCGTCCGCGAGATGGGCGCCGTGGCTCTGCGCACCGCCCTCCAGATGGCCGCCGAGGAGAAGATCGACTCCCACCACGTGGAACTGGCCACGCAGTTGGTCGTACGAGACTCCACCCGGCCCCCGCGCGACTGA
- a CDS encoding carbohydrate ABC transporter permease, with the protein MRRRSRVLAAWLFLAPALAMIALFTVVPFVQGILLSFQSWDGVSLDSPLVGLDNYRYVLDDTQFWGSMKNAVLYGLVGLIVANAVSMVMALAVHRARRGSAFFRTVYYLPGVFSTVVVGVMFSWFLDPNIGIVNQMLKTVGLDGLQHNWLGDPKTAVIAVAAVFVWYHWGFGFILFLAGRQDVPKELYEASSLDGARGWSQFRYVTWPGMSHVTGIVSVLTLLSGLQIFGTVQVLTNGGPAGHTEVPTLHIYQQAFQYSEYGRAAAMSVIFGLCLVALACVQLWVSRRLGGSTDSRTEKGR; encoded by the coding sequence GTGCGGCGCCGCAGTCGTGTGCTGGCTGCCTGGCTCTTCCTGGCGCCGGCACTGGCCATGATCGCCTTGTTCACGGTGGTCCCGTTCGTGCAGGGCATTCTGCTGAGCTTCCAGTCCTGGGACGGGGTGAGCCTGGACTCGCCGCTCGTCGGGCTCGACAACTACAGGTATGTACTGGACGACACCCAGTTCTGGGGCTCGATGAAGAACGCCGTCCTGTACGGCCTGGTCGGCCTGATCGTCGCCAACGCGGTGTCGATGGTGATGGCGCTCGCCGTGCATCGGGCCCGCCGCGGGTCGGCGTTCTTCCGCACCGTCTACTACCTGCCCGGCGTGTTCTCCACGGTGGTGGTCGGCGTGATGTTCTCGTGGTTCCTCGACCCGAACATCGGGATCGTCAACCAGATGCTCAAAACGGTCGGCCTCGACGGTCTGCAGCACAACTGGCTGGGGGACCCAAAGACAGCAGTGATAGCGGTCGCCGCCGTGTTCGTCTGGTACCACTGGGGCTTCGGCTTCATCCTCTTCCTGGCCGGCCGACAGGACGTGCCCAAGGAACTGTACGAGGCCTCGTCACTGGACGGCGCCCGAGGCTGGTCCCAGTTCCGCTACGTCACCTGGCCCGGGATGTCCCACGTCACCGGCATCGTGAGCGTGCTGACCCTGCTGAGCGGACTGCAGATCTTCGGCACGGTCCAGGTACTGACCAACGGCGGCCCCGCCGGGCACACCGAGGTCCCGACCCTGCACATCTACCAACAGGCCTTCCAGTACAGCGAGTACGGCCGTGCGGCGGCGATGTCCGTCATCTTCGGGCTGTGCCTGGTGGCCCTGGCCTGTGTCCAGCTGTGGGTCTCCCGTCGGCTCGGCGGAAGCACCGACTCCCGGACGGAGAAGGGACGTTGA